TTGGGGTATCTTGGAGCTTATCTCAAAAGCGTAGTCATTTCCATTGATGTCACAGGGGCTAACTTCGTAAGTTATACCCTTGATTAAGAAACGGTTGTCCTTTTTAGGGGTGAATTTCCCCCGGAACTCGGCGCGAACCTGCTCCAGACTTTTATTGATATGCTCAAGAAAAAGCTGGTTTTTTACCTCACCCATTTAATTCCGCGTAGAGTATGTTTGTGACTGTTAATAGTTGATTTTCAACAGCTATCACCTTGAAGAATAGCAGATGGCCCTACCAAGGTCAATCCTAAAACCCAGCGAAAATTCCAAATTCCGGTATAATTTAACGGTTTTTGGAAAACTTGTCGAAGGCCATAGTTAATGGCAATCATTACAATTGATTGGCTGAAAGTTAGGGGCAAAAAAAAGGCGGTCTCGACGAGGAGTAGTCGAGACCGCCAGGCCTTAAGTTAGCCGAAGAAGCCACTTCCAGAGTTTATATCCCTCTGGCTACAGAGGCCCGCAAGAGGATGAGGCGTCCGTCTTACGGAGTGCCGGCTTGCCATACAAAATTAGCATAAGCCGTGCCAATGTTGATTCTTGCTATGATTGCCAATAAAAACAATGAGATAAGAAAAAATGCTATTCTCCTTTTCTTGGACAAATGTCTAGATAGAGTGCGGTGAATTTATTCAATCAACTTTGGTCTTTTGTAACCAACTGAATAATAATGGGTTTGTATATGCCACGAAAACGTGGCGCCACTGCCCGGTGCGGTGAAATCGTGGCGCCAATTGGACTGAAAATCTTAAACATCAACTTTCCGGGCTTAATGTTTTGCCCTAACCCTTGGAATTTGATAAAATTCAACCCTGTTTTTCCCGCGCCGCCGGTGTAGCTCAGTGGTAGAGCAGCTGATTCGTAATCAGCAGGCCGTGAGTTCAATCCTCACCACCGGCTCCAGTTTTTCAATTGGTTAATAGTTTATATCAATTGGATCTATGTCTGCTCTCTACGCAATCTTGTCCCAGTTATTATTTAGATTCACCCGCCAACGGATTATTCTCACATAGGCTAGGCCATATTGCCAAAGCAACCAAAACATCCTGTGCAAGTAGCTGGAGCTACCCAGCGGAAAAAAGCCTGGTTGTGCTACATCCTGCGATGTTCGGATGGCACGCTTTACACTGGCGTCACCAACGATATTGATAAACGCCTTGTGGCCCATAACTCGGGAACGGCGGCCAAATACACCCGGTCACGCGGGCCTGTGGAGCTACTACTTGTGGAGGCCTGCCACGATAAGTCCGCCGCGTTGAAACGTGAAAGGGAGATTAAAGCGTTTTCGCGGGCGGAGAAGCTGGCGCTGATAGAGGCAAATCAGGGGGCTGTATAACACCTGTATTACATACTGGAGCCGCAAAATATGCATTCAGGTGAATTCACTCCATCCCTTGTTTTGCCTGAAGTATTCGCACATAGGCCACAATATCCCACGCCTGGGCGTCTTCCAGCTCGTTGCGGTATTGAGGCATGGTAAGGTCGCTGGCCAGGATTTTCACGAAAATATCCCCATCGGTCAGGGTCATGGACCTGTCATTGGTAAGATCAGCCGGTTTGGTATCCATTTTCTTGGCGATCCTGGTATCCGCCTCTCCCGCAGGGCCGTGGCAAGGAACGCAGTATATGGCGAAAAGGCGCTTTCCCCGCCCGGCGGCGGTTTGATCCAGAGGAAACGGCGGATGCAACCTGGCCGGGTCCGCGGCGGAGTAATCAACTTTGCGTCTGGAGCCTAAAACCGGCACGGCGCCGTCCGGCGGAATGATATTGGGGGATTTCTGGATTTTCACATAAATCTGCTCATGCAGGTTTTTATCCACATTTTCACAGCCCGCAAACAGGGCCAGCGCCAGCATGACGAAGGCGGATTTCCTCAAAAGTCATCCCTCCCTCTTTTTGTTTTCACCGCGCCCAGGTCTTCCATGATTTTCTCCACCTTGTCCGCCACAGCCTCGCTTTCGCAATTTACCAGTATCCCTATCATGCTAAGGCTTATCGTCTCGTCGTAGGCCAGCTTGTTCCAGTCCGGCAGGCCCGCATACCACAGCATGCCAAAAAATGTTCCCAGCACAGCGCCAAGCAACGAAAACTCATAACATGCGATAGCCACCGGGGGTATCGCCACAATACTTTTTCCGCTGACGTTGAGGTTCATGGCCGCCTGGGTTCCTCCGGCCACGGTTATGGCGAGCATGAAACCCAGCACACCGCCAGCCAAAGCGAAAAGCCACATGGGCATGCGGGTCTTGTCGTGGTACAGGGCTCCATCAGGGTAAGGCGCCACGGAGAGGAGCCTTATGTCGTCATGGGGCGTCGAAATGGCTTCCAGAGGCTTCATTATTCTGGCGGTGTCTTCCACGTTATCGAACAATCCAAGCACCGTGAAGCTCATGACTGCTCCTCCGCGTCGGCGTGGACGCGCACGTAGGTGTTGCCTATCCTCAGGTCGCCGCTGATAAATTTTCCTTCCCTGATGTCCGCCACGGTGACAACGGGCAGAAGCTTGGAGAACACCGCGTACAACAGGAAGAAAAAGGCGAAAGACCCCGCCACTATGGATTTTTCCACTATGCTGGGCAGATAGTCCGTCCACATGTACGGGTTGTCCCGGTGGGTGAGGACAGGTACCAATATCAGGTAGCGTTCGATGTACATCCCCACGTTGATTAGCATTGTGATGATAAACAGCCAAAGTGGGCTGTTGCGCACCCTGTTGAAGGAAAGGGCGGCTATGGCGACGGCAGTGCCCCCCAGCATGATTACCATAAGATGCGGGAACCGTTCCCACTGGTATTCCCATATGCGCCATTCGGCAGGCTTGTGGCCGTACCAGGTGGTTATAAACTCCACGAAATAGAAATAGCTCCAGATGATGGCCATGGCCAGCTCCAACTTGGCCAGGTTGCGAATATGCACAAGCCGGATTATTTCATCCAGCTTGAAAATCCACCGGAACAGTATCATCAGGGCTATCACCCCGGCCACGCCGGAATAAATTGCCCCCACCACGAAATAGGGGCCGAAGATGGTTGTGTGCCACCCGGGGGTTATGCTCATGGCGAAATCCCAGGAGACGATTGTATGCACCGACGGGGCTATGAGCAGTATGAACACCGCCAGCAGGGTGGAGGCCCTCTCGTGGGCCATCCATTGCCGGTGGGAGCCTCTCCAGCCCAGCGCCAGCACGGTGAGATACTTCTTTCTCCAGTCGAATTGCGGGCACATGTCGCGCGCCAGGGCTATGTCCGGCAGAAGCCCCACATACAGGAATGTTACGGAGGAAACCAGATACACCGATATGGCCATCATGTCCCACACCAGCGGGCTTTTGAAATTGGGCCAAAGCTCACGCTGGCTGAATAACGGGAACATGTAATAAGCCCGCCACACCCTGCCCATGTGTATCAGCGGGAACAGCGCGGCCACCATAAGGGCGAACACCGTCATGGCCTCCGCCCCGCGCAGGATAGGCCTTCGCCAGTGGGCCCGGGTTAGCCGTAGCAGGCTGGATACTATAGTGCCCGAATGGCTCAGCCCCACCCAGAACACGAACGAGGCGATATAAATGCCCCAGAATATGGGGTGCCGCAGGCCCGTCACCCCCATGCCCTTTACAATCTGGTAACCCCAAAGCGCAATAGCCCAGGCCACCACCATACCGGCGGCGATGGTGAATATGAAATAGGCCCTGGTGGTGAAGAACATGGGGCTCAGGGAATATTGGTTGAGCCACCCCTCTGGCATGTTCAGGTCTATGTCGGCCCCGGCTTGTATGTTTTTCCGGGCCGCCAGTTCCCTCAGCTCCTCAAAGCTGGGGAGCTTGCCGCAGTTGTCTTTTTCATCCATGGGGATGGGCATGTTACGCGCCTCCCTTCAAGTAGATCACAGACGGTTCCGTGCCCAGGTCTTCAAACAGGCGGAACCGGCGCTTGCTGGCGGCAAGGGCCGCCACGCGGCTTTTAGGGTCGTTCAAATCCCCGAACACGATGGCGTTGGTGGGGCAGGTTTGGGCGCAGGCGGGCGTTACCTCGCCATCCATCACGCTACGTCCCTCATCCTTGGCGTGGTCTTTGCCACGTCGTATTCTCTGCATGCAGAAGGTGCATTTTTCCATAATACCCCGCTGGCGCACGGTGACATCCGGGTTCAACTGCTGTTCCAGCGGTTGTTCAAGCTTGTAATCGAACCAGTTGAACTTCCTCACGCCGTATGGGCAGTTGTTGCCGCAGAACCTGACGCCTATACACCGGTTGTAAACCTGCGCGTTGAGCCCTTCCGGGTTATGATACGTGGCGAACACGGGGCATACAGATTCGCACGGGGCGTTGGCGCAATGCTGGCAGGGCATGGGGAGGA
This DNA window, taken from Nitrospinota bacterium, encodes the following:
- the nrfD gene encoding polysulfide reductase NrfD; this translates as MPIPMDEKDNCGKLPSFEELRELAARKNIQAGADIDLNMPEGWLNQYSLSPMFFTTRAYFIFTIAAGMVVAWAIALWGYQIVKGMGVTGLRHPIFWGIYIASFVFWVGLSHSGTIVSSLLRLTRAHWRRPILRGAEAMTVFALMVAALFPLIHMGRVWRAYYMFPLFSQRELWPNFKSPLVWDMMAISVYLVSSVTFLYVGLLPDIALARDMCPQFDWRKKYLTVLALGWRGSHRQWMAHERASTLLAVFILLIAPSVHTIVSWDFAMSITPGWHTTIFGPYFVVGAIYSGVAGVIALMILFRWIFKLDEIIRLVHIRNLAKLELAMAIIWSYFYFVEFITTWYGHKPAEWRIWEYQWERFPHLMVIMLGGTAVAIAALSFNRVRNSPLWLFIITMLINVGMYIERYLILVPVLTHRDNPYMWTDYLPSIVEKSIVAGSFAFFFLLYAVFSKLLPVVTVADIREGKFISGDLRIGNTYVRVHADAEEQS
- a CDS encoding DUF3341 domain-containing protein, translating into MSFTVLGLFDNVEDTARIMKPLEAISTPHDDIRLLSVAPYPDGALYHDKTRMPMWLFALAGGVLGFMLAITVAGGTQAAMNLNVSGKSIVAIPPVAIACYEFSLLGAVLGTFFGMLWYAGLPDWNKLAYDETISLSMIGILVNCESEAVADKVEKIMEDLGAVKTKRGRDDF
- a CDS encoding cytochrome c, giving the protein MRKSAFVMLALALFAGCENVDKNLHEQIYVKIQKSPNIIPPDGAVPVLGSRRKVDYSAADPARLHPPFPLDQTAAGRGKRLFAIYCVPCHGPAGEADTRIAKKMDTKPADLTNDRSMTLTDGDIFVKILASDLTMPQYRNELEDAQAWDIVAYVRILQAKQGME
- a CDS encoding 4Fe-4S dicluster domain-containing protein, giving the protein MRVESFNYSHDNSHKWGMVIDLDRCNGCGACVMACQAENNVPVVGEDVARQKRTMAWLRVERYFEGEWPNLRVVFLPMPCQHCANAPCESVCPVFATYHNPEGLNAQVYNRCIGVRFCGNNCPYGVRKFNWFDYKLEQPLEQQLNPDVTVRQRGIMEKCTFCMQRIRRGKDHAKDEGRSVMDGEVTPACAQTCPTNAIVFGDLNDPKSRVAALAASKRRFRLFEDLGTEPSVIYLKGGA
- a CDS encoding GIY-YIG nuclease family protein — translated: MQVAGATQRKKAWLCYILRCSDGTLYTGVTNDIDKRLVAHNSGTAAKYTRSRGPVELLLVEACHDKSAALKREREIKAFSRAEKLALIEANQGAV